Proteins encoded by one window of Arabidopsis thaliana chromosome 2, partial sequence:
- the WRKY23 gene encoding WRKY DNA-binding protein 23 (WRKY DNA-binding protein 23 (WRKY23); CONTAINS InterPro DOMAIN/s: DNA-binding WRKY (InterPro:IPR003657), Transcription factor, WRKY group IIc (InterPro:IPR017396); BEST Arabidopsis thaliana protein match is: WRKY family transcription factor (TAIR:AT3G62340.1); Has 3541 Blast hits to 3088 proteins in 202 species: Archae - 0; Bacteria - 3; Metazoa - 11; Fungi - 7; Plants - 3503; Viruses - 0; Other Eukaryotes - 17 (source: NCBI BLink).): MEFTDFSKTSFYYPSSQSVWDFGDLAAAERHSLGFMELLSSQQHQDFATVSPHSFLLQTSQPQTQTQPSAKLSSSIIQAPPSEQLVTSKVESLCSDHLLINPPATPNSSSISSASSEALNEEKPKTEDNEEEGGEDQQEKSHTKKQLKAKKNNQKRQREARVAFMTKSEVDHLEDGYRWRKYGQKAVKNSPFPRSYYRCTTASCNVKKRVERSFRDPSTVVTTYEGQHTHISPLTSRPISTGGFFGSSGAASSLGNGCFGFPIDGSTLISPQFQQLVQYHHQQQQQELMSCFGGVNEYLNSHANEYGDDNRVKKSRVLVKDNGLLQDVVPSHMLKEE, from the exons atggAGTTTACAGATTTCTCAAAGACGAGTTTTTACTACCCGTCGTCACAAAGCGTTTGGGATTTCGGAGATTTAGCGGCGGCGGAGAGGCATTCTTTAGGGTTCATGGAGTTATTAAGTTCTCAGCAGCATCAAGACTTTGCTACTGTTTCTCCTCATTCCTTCCTTCTCCAAACGTCTCAAccgcaaacgcaaacgcaacCATCGGCGAAGCTGTCTTCAAGTATCATTCAAGCTCCACCGTCAGAGCAATTAGTGACGTCAAAGGTGGAGTCTTTGTGTTCGGATCATTTGTTGATAAACCCACCGGCGACTCCTAACTCGTCATCGATTTCGTCTGCTTCAAGCGAGGCTCTAAATGAAGAGAAACCGAAAACAgaagacaatgaagaagaaggaggtgAAGATCAACAAGAGAAGAGTCATACTAAGAAACA GttgaaagcaaagaagaataatcagaagagacagagagaggcAAGAGTCGCATTCATGACAAAGAGTGAAGTTGATCATCTCGAAGATGGTTATCGCTGGCGAAAATATGGTCAAAAAGCTGTCAAAAACAGTCCTTTTCCCAG GAGTTACTACCGTTGCACAACGGCTTCATGTAACgtgaagaagagagtggaGAGATCATTCAGAGATCCAAGCACTGTGGTTACAACCTACGAAGGTCAACACACTCACATTAGTCCACTCACGTCTCGTCCTATTTCCACTGGAGGTTTCTTCGGATCGTCAGGAGCTGCTTCGAGTCTCGGTAATGGTTGCTTTGGGTTTCCTATTGATGGCTCCACGTTAATCTCTCCTCAGTTCCAACAGCTTGTCCAATACCATCACCAACAGCAGCAACAAGAACTCATGTCTTGTTTTGGAGGAGTCAACGAGTACCTTAATAGCCACGCTAATGAGTATGGTGATGATAATCGTGTGAAGAAGAGTCGAGTTTTGGTTAAAGATAATGGACTTCTGCAAGATGTTGTTCCGTCTCATATGTTGAAGGAAGAgtag